A window from Granulicella tundricola MP5ACTX9 encodes these proteins:
- a CDS encoding P-loop NTPase family protein, producing MLKREIEAKLSSRIPAALSPQALQAPRLMSSGVLAIDGLLGGGLPIGGVTEFTGLASSGRTSLAFSLLRGATADSACAYIDVDDTFDPKCAAASGVNHQNLLWVRVASLRPRAEVEPSSPAPTSRIGQAEAGKMVGGHCGSNHPRTETKGLDAALGQMLMQKAETRLQKMEGTPGYPNGKLSLAAAPEEQVAYEHFNARHADESDPIRQADRRAATEARDRAQAPVLVTSAGKKIEKPWSRLDKAIRATDQILQSGGFRVVVLDLASVPPEQALRIPSATWFRFRRAAQESDAIFLLLTQVACARSSALCVLDCSAGAPMLSGNLLNGLSRTAEVARQRLSSPFAKKAPGRAVSWQAAPAWMRAAGQ from the coding sequence ATGCTGAAACGCGAGATCGAGGCGAAGCTTTCATCGCGCATTCCTGCTGCTTTGTCGCCCCAGGCGTTGCAGGCTCCGCGTCTGATGAGTTCCGGCGTTTTGGCGATCGACGGGTTGCTTGGCGGGGGATTGCCGATTGGAGGAGTGACGGAGTTCACCGGGCTGGCCAGCTCCGGTCGAACTTCGCTGGCATTCTCTCTGCTTCGAGGAGCAACGGCCGACTCTGCCTGCGCCTACATCGACGTGGATGACACGTTCGACCCGAAGTGCGCCGCTGCCTCTGGAGTCAACCATCAGAACCTCTTGTGGGTCCGGGTGGCTAGCCTGCGCCCCCGAGCGGAGGTAGAGCCCTCTTCCCCAGCTCCCACCTCCAGGATCGGCCAAGCCGAAGCAGGAAAGATGGTGGGGGGACACTGCGGGAGCAATCATCCACGAACGGAGACTAAGGGCCTCGATGCCGCGCTGGGCCAGATGCTCATGCAAAAGGCTGAGACAAGACTTCAGAAGATGGAAGGCACTCCTGGCTACCCTAACGGGAAGTTGAGCCTTGCCGCAGCTCCTGAGGAGCAGGTCGCTTACGAGCACTTCAATGCTCGTCACGCGGATGAGTCCGATCCCATCCGGCAAGCAGATCGTCGTGCTGCCACCGAGGCCCGTGATCGGGCTCAAGCCCCCGTCCTGGTCACTTCTGCCGGCAAGAAGATTGAGAAACCATGGAGCCGTTTGGATAAGGCGATTCGCGCCACCGATCAAATCCTTCAGTCAGGCGGTTTCCGCGTCGTCGTTCTCGATCTCGCTTCCGTACCGCCGGAGCAGGCACTTCGAATCCCTTCGGCAACCTGGTTCCGCTTTCGGCGGGCCGCCCAGGAAAGCGATGCAATCTTTCTCCTGCTCACCCAGGTGGCTTGCGCACGATCAAGCGCGCTGTGTGTGCTGGACTGCTCGGCAGGAGCCCCAATGCTTTCAGGAAATCTCTTGAACGGTCTCTCGCGGACGGCGGAGGTCGCTCGTCAACGACTGAGCAGCCCATTCGCGAAGAAGGCTCCCGGCCGAGCCGTGAGCTGGCAAGCGGCACCCGCCTGGATGCGGGCGGCGGGGCAATAG
- a CDS encoding DUF1810 domain-containing protein, protein METQSDPYNLQRFINAQESTFDAARAELEAGQKRSHWMWFIFPQIKGLGSSPTAQRFAISSLEEGAAYLEHRVLGRRLEVCTALVNRVRGKSVDDIFGYPDNLKFHSSMTLFAEVADKFGFEATVFREALAIHFAGQRDTATMKQLDSR, encoded by the coding sequence TTGGAAACCCAGTCGGATCCCTACAACCTGCAACGTTTCATCAATGCCCAGGAGTCCACCTTCGATGCGGCCCGCGCAGAACTCGAAGCGGGACAAAAGCGATCCCATTGGATGTGGTTCATCTTCCCTCAAATCAAGGGCCTGGGTTCAAGTCCTACAGCTCAACGATTTGCTATCTCCAGCCTTGAAGAGGGAGCAGCCTATCTGGAGCATCGGGTGCTGGGACGTCGACTAGAAGTGTGCACGGCTCTTGTCAATCGCGTTCGTGGAAAGTCAGTCGACGATATCTTCGGATATCCAGACAATCTGAAATTTCACTCCTCGATGACCCTGTTCGCTGAGGTGGCTGACAAGTTTGGGTTTGAGGCGACAGTCTTCAGAGAAGCATTGGCCATACACTTCGCCGGCCAGCGTGACACGGCCACAATGAAGCAGCTCGATTCCCGCTGA
- a CDS encoding DUF1003 domain-containing protein: MAQSHIQEHIDLIARHEQEFLEKRTRSERLGDQIAAFAGSFSFVSLHLLFFLGWIVANTLNVPGIPHFDPSPYSLLATLVAVEAILLASFILMRQARMGRRADERDHLMLQILLLTEKEITAVLSMDRQIAKQMGLEKVANTTEIRELSQHTSIEDVAQTIRDTISENEG, translated from the coding sequence ATGGCGCAATCCCATATCCAGGAACATATCGACCTCATCGCGCGTCATGAGCAGGAGTTTTTAGAGAAGAGGACTCGATCAGAGCGTCTGGGTGACCAGATTGCTGCATTTGCAGGCAGCTTTAGCTTTGTGAGCCTACACCTGCTTTTTTTCCTTGGCTGGATCGTAGCCAATACCTTGAACGTGCCGGGTATACCGCATTTCGATCCTTCACCCTATTCGTTGTTGGCAACGCTGGTCGCCGTAGAAGCGATTCTCCTGGCAAGCTTTATCCTGATGCGCCAGGCACGCATGGGCCGAAGAGCTGACGAGCGGGATCACCTCATGTTGCAGATCCTTCTCCTTACGGAGAAAGAGATTACGGCGGTGCTGAGCATGGATCGGCAGATCGCAAAGCAGATGGGTCTCGAGAAAGTCGCAAATACGACTGAGATCAGAGAACTCAGCCAACACACATCCATCGAGGATGTGGCCCAAACCATCCGCGACACAATCTCGGAAAATGAAGGCTGA
- a CDS encoding SOS response-associated peptidase gives MRSLVTVSRAMTATNCKDWRIAMCGRYRRKSDKQQIAEAFHVSGPGIDSLMLAPDDDIRPTTFQPIIRADEDGSPMMELARWGFVPFFHKAEKFPPTTFNARAEGIEKAPMWRHSLEAKRCLIPADSFFEWKHIAKKGNPKYEFLVGGGVPFAFAGLWSGWTNPVDKTELHSFTIITTDPNSLLEKYHNRMPVILKPSEYTRWLTGDRVPLELLRPFNAEAMTATCVDPGTAVTAREATLFDSL, from the coding sequence ATGCGTTCGCTCGTCACTGTCTCTCGTGCCATGACTGCAACGAACTGTAAGGATTGGAGAATCGCTATGTGTGGTCGCTATCGCCGCAAGTCAGATAAACAGCAGATCGCCGAAGCGTTCCATGTAAGCGGCCCAGGCATCGACTCGCTCATGCTCGCACCGGACGACGACATCCGGCCTACGACTTTTCAACCGATCATCCGAGCAGATGAAGACGGCTCTCCCATGATGGAGCTTGCCCGGTGGGGCTTCGTTCCTTTCTTTCACAAAGCTGAGAAGTTTCCGCCGACCACGTTCAACGCACGGGCCGAAGGCATCGAGAAGGCTCCCATGTGGCGGCATTCTCTTGAGGCGAAACGATGCCTGATTCCTGCCGACAGCTTCTTCGAGTGGAAGCACATCGCAAAAAAAGGCAATCCAAAGTACGAATTCCTCGTCGGAGGAGGCGTGCCCTTTGCCTTCGCCGGTCTCTGGAGCGGCTGGACGAATCCCGTGGACAAGACCGAGCTGCACAGCTTCACCATCATCACAACCGACCCAAACTCCTTGCTGGAGAAGTATCACAACCGAATGCCCGTGATTCTCAAACCCAGTGAATACACACGATGGCTGACGGGTGATCGAGTTCCGCTTGAACTACTGAGGCCCTTCAATGCAGAAGCCATGACCGCGACATGTGTTGACCCTGGGACCGCCGTGACAGCAAGAGAAGCAACTCTCTTCGACAGCCTCTAA
- a CDS encoding ArsR/SmtB family transcription factor, with product MRQAVPSLAADSQAQINSANPGELSRFKAEFFKALAHPLRIRIVDELRNGEVGVTHLCARLEVEQSSLSQQLAVLRARYIVNARKDGLSVLYSIRDPEIFSLLDVAKRIFNKHLVGVQGMLANL from the coding sequence ATGAGACAAGCGGTCCCGTCCTTAGCTGCCGATAGCCAAGCACAAATAAATTCTGCAAATCCGGGTGAGTTGAGCCGTTTCAAGGCAGAGTTTTTCAAAGCGCTCGCTCACCCTTTGCGTATCCGGATTGTTGATGAGCTCCGCAATGGAGAAGTCGGTGTGACTCATCTCTGCGCCAGGCTTGAGGTTGAGCAAAGCTCGCTATCGCAACAACTCGCAGTACTCAGGGCGAGGTACATCGTCAACGCACGTAAAGATGGCCTTAGTGTTCTCTACTCGATACGCGACCCCGAGATTTTTAGCCTGCTTGATGTGGCTAAGAGAATCTTCAATAAACACCTGGTCGGTGTTCAGGGCATGTTGGCCAACTTGTAA
- a CDS encoding copper-translocating P-type ATPase, producing the protein MFTLIAIGAGSAYLYSVAAVVFPKLFPTSFRNMSGQLGLYFEAAAVITDLVLLGQVLELKAQSQASGAIRALLGLTPKTARRISADQTDQDVDLKDIQVGDRLRVRPGEKIPTDGVLIQGESSVDTSMVSGEAIPIEKVTDAKVTGGTINGTGSFVMRTERVGADTLLAQIVKMVTEAERTRAPIQRLADVVASYFVPAVLLSALITFAVWSVYGPQPHYAHALVNAVAVLIIACPCALGLAAPMAIKVGTGRGAKEGVLISNAESLEILEKVDTLVVDKTGTLTEGKPTLTGLICVDGFTDSELLQSTASLENASEHRLAQAILKAAKTNKLTLLKVDGFASVPGKGVRGTIGGRQIAAGNLAFMTDLGVSREPLRLKAEALQKEGATVMYIALGGRFAGLIAVADPIKVSAGEAIKQLKKEGIKVVMVTGDNHITAKAVARKLGIDFEADVLPDKKAAIVKKLQEAGATVAMAGDGVNDAPALAQAHVGIAMGNGTDVAIKTGGVTLVNGDLVGILKARRLSHLTMNNIRENLFFAFFYNALGVPVAAGVLYPAFGILLNPMIAAVAMSISSLSVIANALRLRMVKI; encoded by the coding sequence ATGTTTACACTCATCGCCATTGGCGCAGGCTCGGCGTACCTATACAGCGTCGCAGCGGTCGTTTTTCCCAAACTGTTCCCTACATCGTTTCGGAATATGTCGGGCCAACTCGGGCTCTACTTTGAAGCAGCTGCAGTCATCACCGATCTTGTTCTCCTCGGCCAGGTTCTTGAACTGAAGGCCCAAAGTCAGGCCAGCGGTGCGATTCGAGCACTTCTGGGCCTCACCCCGAAGACCGCTCGCCGAATCTCCGCCGACCAAACAGATCAAGATGTCGACTTGAAGGACATCCAGGTGGGCGACAGGCTCCGAGTTCGTCCCGGTGAGAAGATTCCGACAGATGGCGTGTTGATTCAAGGCGAGAGTTCCGTTGATACATCGATGGTGAGCGGTGAGGCTATCCCCATTGAAAAAGTGACGGATGCCAAGGTGACTGGTGGAACGATCAACGGTACGGGCAGCTTCGTGATGAGGACGGAACGTGTGGGAGCGGACACTCTGTTAGCCCAGATTGTGAAGATGGTCACTGAAGCTGAGCGTACGCGCGCTCCGATTCAACGCCTGGCAGACGTTGTCGCTTCCTACTTTGTGCCAGCGGTTCTGCTATCAGCACTCATCACCTTTGCGGTGTGGTCCGTTTATGGTCCGCAGCCGCATTACGCTCACGCCTTAGTCAATGCTGTAGCTGTACTCATCATTGCCTGCCCCTGTGCGCTTGGTCTGGCCGCGCCGATGGCAATAAAGGTCGGCACTGGGAGAGGGGCGAAAGAAGGTGTGCTTATCAGCAACGCTGAGTCCCTGGAGATTCTGGAAAAGGTGGATACCCTTGTTGTCGATAAAACCGGTACGCTCACCGAAGGAAAGCCAACCCTGACTGGACTTATCTGCGTCGATGGATTCACTGACAGCGAGTTGCTGCAATCTACAGCTAGTCTTGAGAATGCCAGCGAACATCGGCTCGCACAAGCCATTCTTAAAGCGGCCAAAACCAACAAGCTAACTCTGCTCAAAGTAGATGGCTTTGCATCGGTGCCGGGCAAAGGCGTCCGCGGGACGATCGGCGGGAGACAGATTGCCGCCGGCAATCTAGCATTCATGACGGATCTCGGTGTCTCGCGTGAACCTCTGCGACTGAAGGCCGAAGCACTTCAAAAAGAAGGAGCGACGGTAATGTACATCGCGCTGGGAGGCAGATTTGCGGGACTGATCGCGGTGGCTGACCCGATCAAAGTCTCAGCGGGCGAGGCGATTAAGCAGTTGAAAAAAGAGGGCATTAAGGTGGTCATGGTCACAGGCGATAACCACATCACTGCAAAGGCGGTCGCCCGTAAGCTCGGTATCGACTTCGAAGCCGATGTGCTGCCCGACAAGAAGGCCGCGATTGTCAAGAAGCTCCAGGAGGCTGGCGCTACTGTCGCGATGGCCGGGGATGGAGTTAATGATGCTCCCGCGCTGGCACAAGCACACGTCGGGATCGCCATGGGGAATGGTACTGACGTAGCGATAAAGACTGGCGGAGTTACCCTCGTCAACGGTGATCTTGTTGGTATTTTGAAAGCTCGCCGTTTAAGTCATCTCACCATGAACAACATTCGCGAAAATCTGTTCTTTGCCTTCTTCTACAACGCCCTTGGTGTTCCTGTGGCGGCAGGTGTTCTCTACCCCGCGTTTGGGATTCTCTTGAACCCGATGATTGCCGCTGTCGCAATGAGTATTAGTTCGCTTTCGGTGATTGCTAATGCTTTGCGCCTGCGCATGGTCAAAATTTGA
- a CDS encoding VIT1/CCC1 transporter family protein — protein MSEAVDPIPQSDEVPGLLALLEANWQSEMEDHATYKAFAARESDPRRRNVMRGLAAAERHHAHLWAHEIGTLDERKLGYSGPPEGLAPVNAKENANIDSQLQHLKIHERSEIDRYSKQMHTLKNEACHKILLEVIADENEHYKALSNLIRARPPLPMMDGSQARKALATLLAARKKRHLEAAGWLNDAVYAAHDGLGSIFGIVSGVAGATFGKSHYVMIAGLAGMVGSALSTGTGAYLTARSERELYEAEIVRERQAVDYDESESREVLALSLQVRGLPEDVAERLSHLLAENKEGFVKALARIRANVSEENLSDPWRAALTGVVATAVGAFVPIIPFFFLSGMPAIASAAVVSLCAHFAVGASKSLMTVRPWWRSGLELTAFGAVEGLTTFAIGIALGRMVGTA, from the coding sequence TTGAGCGAAGCGGTAGATCCTATCCCACAATCGGACGAGGTACCCGGTTTACTTGCATTACTGGAAGCCAACTGGCAGTCCGAGATGGAGGACCACGCGACCTACAAAGCTTTCGCTGCGCGTGAATCTGACCCTCGCCGGCGCAATGTCATGAGAGGACTTGCTGCAGCAGAGCGACATCATGCTCACCTATGGGCTCATGAGATTGGCACCCTCGACGAAAGGAAGCTGGGTTACTCCGGCCCCCCTGAAGGCCTTGCCCCGGTGAACGCTAAAGAGAACGCCAACATTGACAGCCAGCTACAACATCTAAAAATTCACGAAAGAAGCGAGATTGACCGTTATAGCAAGCAAATGCACACTCTCAAGAATGAAGCTTGCCATAAGATCCTGCTGGAGGTGATCGCTGACGAGAACGAGCACTACAAAGCTCTGAGTAATTTGATCCGCGCCCGGCCACCACTCCCGATGATGGATGGATCTCAGGCCAGAAAAGCCCTTGCTACGTTATTGGCTGCTCGGAAGAAGCGCCATCTGGAGGCAGCTGGATGGCTCAACGATGCCGTCTACGCGGCCCATGATGGGCTTGGCTCGATCTTTGGCATTGTGTCTGGGGTCGCGGGGGCGACCTTTGGGAAAAGTCACTACGTTATGATTGCAGGCTTGGCGGGAATGGTCGGAAGCGCCCTATCTACCGGTACAGGAGCTTATCTTACGGCGAGAAGTGAAAGAGAACTCTATGAGGCTGAGATTGTTCGCGAACGTCAAGCCGTGGACTACGACGAATCTGAGTCACGGGAAGTTTTGGCGCTCAGCCTCCAGGTTCGTGGCCTTCCGGAAGACGTTGCCGAACGACTCTCGCACCTTTTAGCGGAAAACAAAGAAGGTTTCGTCAAAGCACTCGCGCGCATCAGGGCGAATGTGTCTGAAGAAAACCTCAGTGACCCCTGGCGCGCAGCCTTAACCGGCGTTGTGGCTACGGCGGTCGGTGCGTTCGTCCCCATCATTCCATTCTTCTTCCTTTCAGGTATGCCTGCCATCGCTTCTGCTGCCGTTGTCTCCCTCTGTGCTCACTTCGCGGTTGGCGCGTCGAAGTCTCTCATGACCGTGCGACCGTGGTGGCGATCGGGCCTTGAATTGACTGCCTTTGGTGCAGTCGAAGGTCTCACCACGTTTGCTATAGGGATAGCCTTGGGAAGAATGGTCGGCACGGCCTAG
- a CDS encoding L,D-transpeptidase — protein sequence MNTERLRRRFLRNFVGALICLGAVTGPSWAQSSNALSSDLAGGIEALKPGQYLWAPMVAPSGPVLAVISLKSQRVYVYRNGVLIGVATVSTGKPGHQTPTGVFTVLQKKVHHKSNLYDSAPMPYMERLTWSGVAMHAGNLPGYPASHGCIRMPMAFAKLLYGTTARGMTVVITELDEVPRFAPVPDLLQSEASSKAEDAGGAIWAPQKSSSGPVSLILSAADHRLVVLRNGVLIGSTPVTVTGAVTETTAYSLSKVDTLGYHWVQLPLPGQSWVGTRELPISERSRVTMPDAFRSALDAVLSPGVTLVVTSDSLLASGTGKSLTVIESEP from the coding sequence ATGAATACTGAAAGATTGAGACGGAGATTCCTCCGGAACTTTGTCGGCGCTCTCATCTGCCTTGGGGCAGTTACCGGCCCATCATGGGCGCAAAGCTCAAATGCTTTGTCTTCAGATCTCGCGGGAGGCATAGAGGCGCTCAAGCCCGGCCAATACCTTTGGGCTCCTATGGTGGCGCCCTCGGGTCCGGTACTTGCCGTAATCAGTCTCAAATCGCAGCGGGTCTATGTTTATCGAAACGGAGTCCTGATTGGTGTAGCCACAGTATCGACTGGCAAGCCGGGGCATCAAACCCCTACCGGCGTGTTCACGGTGTTACAGAAAAAGGTCCATCACAAATCAAATCTGTACGATTCGGCCCCCATGCCGTACATGGAACGGTTGACTTGGTCAGGTGTCGCGATGCATGCCGGAAACCTCCCTGGATATCCCGCTTCACACGGGTGCATCCGGATGCCGATGGCGTTCGCGAAGCTCTTATACGGCACGACAGCACGAGGCATGACTGTCGTGATCACGGAATTAGATGAAGTGCCCCGATTCGCTCCCGTTCCCGATTTGCTGCAGAGCGAGGCATCCTCGAAGGCGGAGGATGCTGGCGGAGCGATCTGGGCGCCTCAGAAGTCATCTTCGGGCCCAGTGTCCCTCATCTTGAGCGCGGCGGACCATCGCTTGGTGGTGCTCAGGAACGGAGTGCTTATCGGATCGACTCCAGTTACCGTCACAGGCGCGGTCACCGAGACGACCGCCTACAGCCTTTCGAAGGTGGACACGCTGGGATACCACTGGGTACAGCTACCGCTTCCTGGCCAAAGCTGGGTGGGGACCCGGGAATTGCCGATATCTGAAAGATCACGGGTGACGATGCCCGATGCTTTCCGAAGCGCTCTGGACGCAGTGTTGTCTCCTGGTGTGACTCTCGTTGTGACCTCTGATTCTCTTCTGGCGAGCGGAACAGGAAAGAGTTTGACAGTCATCGAGTCTGAACCGTAG
- a CDS encoding YoaK family protein encodes MPFSYLRVLTGHERTQKSNRHLARYLAFIAGAVNAGGFLAVRQYTSHMSGIVSAMADNLALGSLSLLFAGFIAVFSFLAGATCTSLMVRWARQRSLHSEYALPLILESLLLFAFGFTGHVFEDKEVLGTVALLCFTMGLQNAIVSKISGAVIRTTHLTGMVTDVGVKLGRMLYGQLSGTPPLANVDVRKLSLLGSLIGLFFVGGVVGALGFHHIGFKFTIPVAVTLLILAALPALDDLRRLI; translated from the coding sequence ATGCCATTTAGTTATTTGCGGGTGCTCACGGGGCACGAGCGCACTCAGAAGAGCAATCGACACCTGGCACGCTATCTCGCGTTCATTGCGGGGGCGGTCAACGCAGGCGGATTTTTGGCGGTCAGGCAGTATACGTCTCACATGTCTGGGATTGTCTCTGCGATGGCGGACAACTTGGCGTTAGGAAGTCTTTCGCTCTTGTTTGCCGGCTTCATAGCCGTGTTCTCTTTCCTAGCTGGAGCGACATGTACGTCGTTGATGGTTCGGTGGGCACGACAGCGATCACTCCATAGCGAGTATGCGTTGCCTCTGATCCTGGAGTCGCTCCTTCTGTTTGCGTTTGGTTTTACGGGCCACGTATTTGAAGACAAGGAAGTTCTCGGCACCGTTGCATTGTTGTGTTTCACGATGGGGTTGCAAAATGCGATTGTGTCGAAAATCTCGGGTGCGGTGATCCGCACGACACACCTGACGGGGATGGTCACCGATGTCGGAGTCAAGCTTGGAAGAATGCTTTATGGCCAACTGAGCGGCACTCCGCCCCTGGCGAATGTAGACGTCAGAAAACTCAGTTTGCTGGGATCACTGATCGGTCTGTTCTTCGTTGGGGGCGTCGTGGGTGCGCTGGGCTTTCATCATATTGGATTTAAGTTCACGATCCCTGTGGCGGTGACTCTACTTATCCTTGCAGCGTTACCTGCACTGGACGACCTTAGGAGGTTGATATGA